The following coding sequences lie in one Aspergillus puulaauensis MK2 DNA, chromosome 3, nearly complete sequence genomic window:
- a CDS encoding cystathionine gamma-synthase (COG:E;~EggNog:ENOG410PFYU;~InterPro:IPR000277,IPR015424,IPR015421,IPR015422;~PFAM:PF01053;~go_function: GO:0003824 - catalytic activity [Evidence IEA];~go_function: GO:0030170 - pyridoxal phosphate binding [Evidence IEA];~go_process: GO:0019346 - transsulfuration [Evidence IEA]), whose product MLPHDEIGASTRSLHADDTLNVVTDVAPPIHVATTFRYPDDPDNLTPLADLSGYDGPDKTSHVYSRLSAPNPTRFEAILSSLLGGESISYSSGLSAFHAALVLLNPRRISIGNGYHGCHGVIDMFSRLTGMQKLDLNCPAEQLEAGDVIHLETPVNPEGTSFNIEEFAKKAHSRGAYLIIDGTFAPPPLQDPFQWGADIVMHSGSKYFGGHSDVLCGVLATKNKDWARRLFQDRLFLGSVMGNMESWLGVRSLRTLEVRVQRLSQNATNLVSWLHNALQAQNPSPGSDEEVTQKVLKEVFHSSLQKADEPWLLKQMPNGFGPVFSITMKEEDHARKLPSKLDLFQHATSLGGVESLIEWRTMTDKSVDRRLLRVSVGLENWEDLRRDLVNAFRALAQE is encoded by the exons ATGCTACCACACGATGAAATTGGCGCCTCGACGCGCTCTCTCCATGCCGACGATACTCTCAACGTGGTTACCGATGTCGCTCCCCCGATCCATGTCGCGACTACTTTCCGCTACCCCGATGACCCAGACAACTTGACTCCGTTAGCCGATCTCAGTGGG TATGACGGACCGGACAAAACATCACACGTTTATTCCCGCCTATCCGCTCCCAACCCCACCCGATTCGAGGCCATTCTCTCATCCCTCCTCGGTGGTGAATCCATCAGTTACTCGTCCGGCCTGTCGGCTTTCCATGCGGCCCTTGTCCTGCTTAATCCCCGTCGGATTTCGATCGGTAACGGGTACCACGGATGTCATGGCGTGATCGATATGTTCAGCCGCCTGACTGGCATGCAAAAGCTGGATTTAAACTGCCCGGCTGAGCAGTTGGAGGCTGGAGATGTCATACACTTGGAAACTCCGGTCAACCCCGAAGGAACGTCTTTCAATATTGAGGAgtttgcgaagaaggcaCACTCGCGAGGAGCCTATCTTATAATCGACGGGACTTTTGCCCCGCCCCCTCTCCAAGATCCGTTCCAATGGGGTGCCGACATAGTAATGCATTCTGGGTCCAAGTATTTTGGTGGACATAGCGACGTCCTCTGTGGAGTCCTTGCTACGAAAAACAAAGACTGGGCTCGTCGGCTGTTTCAGGACCGGTTATTCCTGGGTAGCGTGATGGGCAACATGGAAAGCTGGCTGGGTGTCCGGAGCTTGCGAACCCTGGAGGTCCGGGTCCAACGACTGAGCCAGAACGCAACAAACCTAGTATCGTGGCTCCACAACGCACTGCAGGCACAGAACCCTAGTCCTGGAAGCGACGAAGAAGTGACACAGAAGGTTCTCAAGGAGGTCTTCCACTCCAGCCTGCAAAAGGCAGACGAGCCATGGCTGCTAAAGCAGATGCCAAACGGCTTCGGGCCAGTTTTCTCGATCACAATGAAGGAAGAGGACCATGCACGCAAATTGCCAAGCAAGCTCGACTTGTTCCAGCACGCGACTAGTCTTGGAGGCGTCGAGTCACTGATCGAGTGGCGCACGATGACTGATAAGTCGGTGGACCGCCGGCTGCTGCGTGTCAGCGTTGGGTTGGAGAACTGGGAGGATCTTCGTCGGGATTTGGTGAATGCGTTCCGAGCGCTGGCACAGGAATAG
- a CDS encoding uncharacterized protein (COG:S;~EggNog:ENOG410PSE4;~TransMembrane:4 (i12-34o46-68i75-96o162-184i)) has protein sequence MPRYGALGATFLIARAIQACSLIAIIGLTANFIAEIVRYDAKPPDIFIGTITVTCISCIYTIITSILFIDDILPFLAAGILDSLLLIAVIVVAVIIGKPLSYLECGEIGDILKGKFTRDDNGSSAYTFATHLSSYLENLSGAVDYKSWIGMSKGVCIEAKSIWGLSIAMCIMFFFTTVCCVCLWRQKKAAVNANFGKEIE, from the exons ATGCCTCGTTACGGCGCCCTAGGGGCAaccttcctcatcgcccGTGCCATCCAGGCATGCTcgctcatcgccatcatcggcctCACAGCGAACTTCATCGCTGAGATTGTTCGCTACGACGCAAAACCCCCTGACATCTTCATCGGTACCATCACCGTT ACCTGCATCTCCTGCATCTACACAATCATAACCTCAATCCTCTTTATCGACgacatcctccccttcctcgccgccggaATCCTAGACTCTCTCCTGCTCATAGCCGTCATTGTTGTCGCAGTCATAATCGGGAAACCCCTCTCGTACCTTGAGTGCGGCGAGATCggcgatatcctcaaggGCAAGTTTACGAGAGACGACAACGGGAGCTCGGCGTATACCTTTGCGACGCATCTTAGTTCTTACCTGGAGAACCTGAGCGGTGCGGTGGATTACAAGAGCTGGATTGGCATGTCGAAGGGGGTTTGTATTGAGGCGAAGAGTATCTGGGGCTTGAGTATTGCTATGTG TatcatgttcttcttcacgACCGTCTGCTGTGTTTGTCTCTGGAgacagaagaaggcggctgTGAATGCGAATTTCGGAAAGGAGATTGAGTGA
- a CDS encoding uncharacterized protein (COG:S;~EggNog:ENOG410PJ7R;~InterPro:IPR032800,IPR010308,IPR040241;~PFAM:PF06011,PF14558;~TransMembrane:9 (i48-70o238-260i373-396o416-437i449-472o501-518i530-550o556-578i590-612o)) has protein sequence MALDRDARWHDEPWSPPVSQPPRSKRPGQQHRKWRDTFRWRPRRYTSFGGRIAWVMMVLLVFLSSTHAVLLEFENCLDTAIIDSEPRELQFIPLNVSAALNMTNSLYPLDIIVYGNVSGTAPGNSSQTEIIDLDVANNNYSTLKTSIQVASFIPYSEPTRFCDSVNQGDCPLGPQFDGNVSDLSTLRAFKVEHDMASSYHFSTLHTTFTIISGDAAADRLGCISVDITPDLGFTVKNALAFVPLAVLILVGLATISAAIYSPWGTTDPFRWTSNYGRDEDVLRLVTPGFGDCLQYIQFIVLTGALSLDFPGYYQPVVSQASWSSLMFNQSFFGTEHNPVVDGIYAVNGTRGLDRLEKLVGMDGPRDVWPAMMVWLLAILGIITFLIQFAFAFRWLYRELARIPEEDLRAKNMPFTVGNVIRIVYNFFLLPLISLSFYQLIIAGEAPAYCVGLAGLVIFILICFSIWIVRFIITTRPRSYLFDDLPTVLLYGPLYNTFSDDAVAYAVIPIFISFARGIAIGAVQASGIAQIVLLAICEVVSVLTIIAFRPFPSPSSMNLHHICFSFVRFLTILLSVVFVPSLGISQAAKSWIGYVILLLHGLVLVFGFFLNALQTLIEVIARLLGAGGNEAGVTRGGLVKVFGMRQLSRRLPRRDVVTRQSMASDAAILAHADDRLSSQFEGSRPRSLSGSSALLLNRATANESKGSAIYESGERSHSRANSAGLYTPTTAGGFPGSGYHTAGSNSPKIGPVFAMQPHDPYYRPPRPRKRGERGFSDDSGRRGSSTLYRDVSFADMDDDAAEGPSVSRRGTPTPAYIPAPKDDLEYDEPPRKRKDYAVREVDFYYRVRGPPLSHTGTRKLKTGPADPTGPVSSATGFFRNLLNGKTKDKGKGFEVVRSSRAPPPGLIPEREDVHEPYSDDPANRNDANRDRTAPEANNRPQESDHNSDDNPREADISLPLIDAGGTIELPSRMGSRRGTQTPPLRPKTPSKSSKRRASRGSEELENEARDDPSPPPAQTSSAARLPFSAASSPSRDRNYSLASTTASASSGHDRTARTRTERPSSVGYVAQYRTQDKIHSPHTEQPSFNESAAELVDESQSERSQT, from the exons ATGGCGTTAGATCGCGATGCGAGATGGCATGACGAACCCTGGTCCCCGCCTGTTTCTCAGCCGCCCCGATCAAAGCGACCTGGTCAACAACATCGAAAATGGCGAGATACTTTTCGATGGCGCCCCCGGAGATACACCTCCTTTGGGGGTCGGATAGCATGGGTTATGATGGTATTACTGGTGTTCTTGTCGTCAACCCACGCTGTCTTGCTGGAATTTGAGAACTGTTTGGATACGGCTATCATCGATTCGGAACCCCGGGAATTGCAATTCATTCCACTCAATGTGTCGGCTGCACTGAATATGACGAACTCTCTGTATCCGTTGGATATCATTGTTTACGGGAACGTATCTGGTACTGCTCCCGGTAATAGTTCTCAAACCGAGATTATTGACCTAGACGTCGCCAATAACAACTACTCGACTTTGAAAACCTCCATCCAAGTCGCCAGCTTCATTCCTTATTCCGAACCCACGAGATTTTGTGATTCCGTTAACCAGGGGGATTGTCCGTTGGGGCCTCAGTTCGATGGGAACGT ATCGGACCTCTCTACCCTGCGGGCCTTCAAGGTTGAGCATGATATGGCCTCGTCCTACCACTTCTCCACATTGCACACAACGTTCACAATCATATCTGGCGATGCGGCTGCTGATCGACTCGGTTGTATATCCGTCGATATTACACCGGACCTGGGCTTCACTGTAAAAAACGCCCTCGCTTTTGTGCCTCTCGCCGTTCTGATCTTGGTGGGATTGGCCACTATATCCGCCGCTATATACAGCCCATGGGGTACTACAGACCCATTCCGCTGGACCAGCAATTACGGCCGCGATGAAGACGTTCTGCGACTTGTGACCCCAGGCTTTGGAGATTGCCTTCAATACATACAATTCATTGTTCTAACAGGGGCGTTGTCACTGGATTTTCCTGGGTACTACCAGCCGGTGGTCAGCCAGGCTTCCTGGTCATCCCTCATGTTCAACCAGAGCTTCTTTGGAACCGAACACAACCCAGTGGTCGACGGAATCTACGCGGTTAACGGCACCCGTGGCTTGGACCGACTGGAGAAGCTCGTCGGTATGGATGGGCCCCGGGATGTATGGCCTGCAATGATGGTCTGGCTGCTTGCAATTTTGGGAATCATCACATTTCTAATTCAATTCGCTTTCGCCTTCCGCTGGCTCTACCGCGAGCTTGCCAGAATTCCCGAAGAGGATCTCCGCGCCAAAAATATGCCGTTCACTGTCGGCAATGTCATTCGAATTGTCTATAATTTCTTTCTTCTGCCTCTAATATCGCTGTCTTTTTACCAACTAATTATCGCCGGCGAGGCGCCCGCCTATTGCGTGGGCTTAGCAGGCTTGGTCATTTTCATATTAATATGCTTTTCGATTTGGATTGTCCGGTTCATAATTACCACCCGCCCGAGATCCTACCTCTTTGATGACCTACCAACCGTGCTTTTGTACGGGCCTTTATACAACACCTTCTCGGACGATGCGGTGGCATACGCCGTGATCCCGATCTTCATATCATTTGCACGCGGCATCGCGATTGGCGCAGTTCAAGCGTCAGGAATAGCTCAAATCGTTCTCCTGGCGATTTGCGAAGTTGTTTCGGTTCTAACAATCATAGCATTCCGACCATTcccttctccatcatctATGAACCTTCACCACATTTGCTTCTCCTTTGTCCGGTTCCTGACAATTCTTCTGAGCGTTGTCTTTGTTCCGTCCCTTGGAATCTCGCAGGCCGCTAAGTCCTGGATTGGCTATGTTATTCTTTTGCTCCATGGTCTAGTTCTGGTTTTCGGGTTTTTCCTCAATGCTTTGCAGACCTTGATTGAAGTGATTGCCCGTCTGCTCGGTGCCGGAGGCAACGAGGCCGGTGTTACCCGTGGAGGCCTTGTCAAG GTCTTTGGTATGCGCCAATTGTCACGGCGCCTTCCAAGGCGTGATGTTGTTACACGACAAAGCATGGCTTCCGATGCCGCAATTTTGGCACATGCGGATGACCGGCTTTCATCTCAATTCGAGGGGTCTCGGCCTAGGAGCTTGTCCGGTAGCTCTGCCCTTCTGCTGAACCGAGCGACAGCAAATGAAAGCAAGGGCAGCGCGATTTACGAATCCGGTGAAAGGTCCCACAGTCGTGCTAATAGCGCCGGCCTATATACACCCACCACCGCGGGAGGGTTCCCGGGCTCTGGATATCATACAGCGGGAAGTAACTCTCCAAAGATCGGCCCAGTATTTGCGATGCAACCACACGATCCATATTACCGACCACCGAGACCTCGTAAACGGGGTGAACGGGGCTTCTCAGACGATTCTGGCAGAAGGGGCTCTTCTACCCTCTACCGAGACGTCAGCTTTGCTGATATGGACGACGATGCCGCCGAGGGTCCTTCAGTATCTAGACGGGGCACTCCTACTCCGGCTTATATTCCTGCGCCTAAGGATGACCTGGAGTATGATGAGCCGCCGCGCAAGCGCAAAGATTATGCAGTGCGAGAAGTGGATTTCTACTACCGAGTCCGGGGTCCTCCACTATCACACACGGGAACCCGAAAGCTGAAGACTGGACCTGCGGATCCTACAGGCCCTGTCTCGTCCGCCACTGGGTTCTTCCGCAACCTACTCAATGGGAAAACGAAGGATAAAGGAAAAGGATTCGAAGTGGTCCGAAGTAGCAGAGCTCCCCCGCCTGGTCTTATTCCCGAGAGAGAAGACGTCCATGAGCCGTATTCGGATGATCCTGCGAACCGGAACGATGCGAACCGCGATCGGACCGCCCCGGAGGCGAACAACCGTCCTCAGGAATCAGATCACAATAGCGATGATAATCCCCGAGAGGCTGATATTAGCTTGCCGCTTATAGACGCAGGCGGAACCATTGAGCTCCCGAGCCGTATGGGTTCCCGTCGTGGAACCCAGACTCCACCGTTGCGGCCAAAGACGCCGTCGAAGTCGAGCAAGAGGCGAGCGTCGAGAGGTTCAGAAGAACTCGAGAATGAGGCACGCGACGATCCTTCGCCTCCCCCTGCCCAAACTTCTAGCGCTGCCCGGCTGCCATTCAGCGCAGCGAGCTCACCGTCTCGGGATAGGAACTACTCGCTtgcttccaccaccgcatccGCATCGTCCGGCCACGACCGAACCGCGCGAACTCGGACCGAGCGCCCATCGAGCGTAGGTTATGTTGCTCAGTATCGCACCCAGGATAAAATTCATTCTCCGCATACCGAACAACCGTCGTTTAACGAAAGCGCCGCCGAGCTTGTGGATGAGTCGCAGAGTGAAAGGAGTCAAACATAA
- a CDS encoding uncharacterized protein (COG:S;~EggNog:ENOG410PFEQ) — protein sequence MSANDPFSFVDAEPKPAAKKPHWRDKLFSRDKPKNNADQQVEAFLAPVRSKSVSHAGYTGSHTQREIPAPPRLDVSHRWKSSRDGQNASPVSNPSPSTDDYPIPTIPSAPPPKIRKNKGLRVKFANGAPECIGEGGDESEIPTIEISFNRTRSHSQTSSRLDDADNAQAGSPHLRLDTSFNDSLKLGDGGSSQNRPPLLVKNTQDADFLMALNLGDTGSRLSFRASPGAGSVAQRIRAKMEVEEGRALQQKYEDPTSPQNEKSPESPSSLYETPPISETEAAAPPSPARTPPSPPSPPNAPSPPMTRPANPDDLMLPPGLAPGGNTRSSSPPKPQPSIPQLAPNDVASDELRPSSRDSRTTSTSPQPPKYSLRSVANQLGEVAFVEFKQYVAGYEQEIQLAAEDVKPLMETSLTEWVRAAVWWFMRGKKRLEAYARSRGSNARPGSRPSPEMVQQAVIDLSKALWISENIVPQHQEVTRYGTMGIDAVLAVASTTGDRQLSDLLGMHQSVLSHLRSLTVSIKRNNILAAIPPGTECDTSVWVRYPFFAPDVSAVLSGATSRSMLLDNSGKAPTFVQMMPLGDNSRYFSFGSMFVEVSVSSSEDDSQQFSMPCVLSIIRDRADWYVFAAITSQSDLVNVMVQSDKKKGPTWDEVDWQIRTHSMRVKLPRNFELDVMFKEDDFKMLWNIVNYTRKTEASLQPEAGESVIFEGTLKLFQYMDPGTPKAFPPESIERCRVRLFERSVVVTEGTGTRNAHRGFRITVLTSPKVKTLSSVRHILGYGAPVLFGLLRGEDGAPALVLNVKEDGRSRSMLMTFQEVRERTTLHSLLLAMLPKQRELKIADVPIRAYTIEQPSDKATGQPPQQHLQFPAGTVCVIDQEHDYVDHGYGPTVLSEHLRAFVASDWGSVTDRINLGPGELKLGLDVNNRTGLSLYRPAQQDLTVSAAENLIPPDMQDQLTDFLQLSMAKPMVRKFDFMTLKGLHEFQKAITGFTVLFDSIASSFMISRRRMVVPITKKWESSMARVQIVRHDKVVQLVAFLNDFSHGRCLNFVLKGTDTLEGFNRSGKYGVRIVDAKFALPKTDDDASSDFVCLDMPDYPSEHDDITIAFDTEADRFNFQSAAPGSVREPSRMGSLRR from the exons ATGTCTGCCAACGATCCTTTCTCATTTGTGGATGCCGAACCCAAGCCAGCGGCCAAGAAACCCCATTGGAGGGATAAATTGTTTTCAAGGGACAAACCTAAGAATAATGCGGACCAGCAGGTTGAGGCATTTTTGGCACCTGTTCGTTCCAAGTCTGTATCTCACGCTGGCTACACGGGGTCCCATACCCAGAGGGAGATCCCCGCGCCCCCTCGCCTGGATGTCTCTCACCGATGGAAGTCCTCGCGTGACGGTCAAAATGCATCCCCCGTCTCAAACCCATCGCCGTCTACTGACGATTATCCGATTCCGACCATCCCAAGCGCGCCGCCGCCTAAGATTCGGAAAAACAAGGGGCTGAGGGTTAAGTTCGCTAATGGGGCTCCCGAATGTATCGGAGAGGGTGGGGACGAGTCTGAGATACCAACCATTGAGATTTCATTTAATCGGACTCGTAGCCATAGTCAGACTTCGAGTCGACTGGATGATGCCGATAACGCGCAGGCTGGAAGCCCTCATCTTCGACTAGACACTTCTTTTAACGATAGCCTAAAGCTAGGTGATGGTGGCAGTTCGCAAAACCGGCCACCGCTGCTTGTTAAGAACACGCAAGATGCGGATTTCTTGATGGCATTAAATCTCGGCGATACTGGTTCTCGCTTGTCCTTCAGGGCTTCGCCCGGGGCGGGTTCAGTCGCTCAGCGCATTCGTGCAAAgatggaggttgaagagggtcGTGCATTGCAACAGAAATACGAAGATCCCACCTCACCACAAAATGAGAAATCTCCAGAGAGCCCTAGTTCATTGTACGAGACGCCGCCGATTTCTGAAACAGAGGCTGCAGCTCCGCCAAGTCCTGCTCGTACGCCCCCAAGTCCTCCAAGTCCGCCAAACGCTCCAAGCCCCCCGATGACCCGCCCTGCGAATCCTGACGACCTCATGCTCCCCCCTGGCCTGGCGCCTGGTGGGAATACGAGGAGCTCATCACCCCCGAAACCTCAACCCTCAATACCTCAACTGGCGCCAAATGACGTTGCTAGCGACGAGCTTCGCCCGTCAAGCCGGGATAGCCGTACTACATCTACAAGCCCACAGCCACCGAAATATTCACTGCGCTCAGTTGCAAACCAACTTGGCGAAGTGGCTTTTGTCGAATTCAAACAGTATGTGGCAGGGTATGAACAAGAGATTCAACTTGCCGCAGAGGACGTCAAGCCTTTGATGGAGACGTCACTCACCGAGTGGGTGAGGGCGGCGGTATGGTGGTTCATGCGCGGAAAGAAAAGACTGGAGGCATACGCACGCTCGCGTGGCTCTAACGCAAGGCCGGGCTCCCGCCCGTCCCCGGAAATGGTACAGCAAGCTGTGATCGATCTCTCCAAGGCGCTGTGGATCAGCGAGAACATTGTTCCTCAGCACCAGGAAGTAACCCGGTATGGCACGATGGGAATTGATGCAGTTCTGGCCGTGGCCAGCACAACGGGTGATAGACAGCTGTCGGACCTTCTAGGGATGCATCAATCCGTGCTGAGTCACCTGCGCTCATTGACGGTATCCATCAAACGAAACAATATTCTCGCTGCTATACCCCCTGGAACCGAATGCGATACAAGCGTATGGGTGAGATACCCCTTTTTCGCACCGGATGTGTCCGCGGTTCTTTCAGGGGCAACCTCAAGATCCATGTTGCTGGACAACTCTGGAAAAGCACCGACCTTTGTACAGATGATGCCCTTGGGCGACAACAGCCGCTACTTTAGCTTTGGGAGTATGTTTGTTGAAGTATCTGTGAGCTCAAGTGAAGACGACAGTCAACAGTTCTCCATGCCCTGTGTGTTGTCTATAATCCGTGACCGCGCGGATTGGTATGTTTTTGCTGCAATAACTAGCCAGAGTGACCTGGTCAATGTCATGGTTCAGTCCGACAAAAAGAAGGGACCGACgtgggatgaggttgattgGCAGATCCGAACACACTCCATGAGAGTCAAACTACCGCGGAATTTTGAGTTAGACGTCATGTTTAAGGAGGACGATTTCAAAATGCTCTGGAACATTGTTAATTACACGCGGAAAACGGAGGCCAGCCTGCAGCCAGAAGCTGGTGAATCGGTAATATTCGAAGGAACGTTGAAGTTGTTCCAGTACATGGATCCAGGGACGCCGAAGGCTTTCCCACCGGAATCTATTGAGCGGTGCCGTGTTCGGTTATTCGAACGTTCAGTAGTTGTGACCGAGGGCACCGGCACTCGAAATGCTCATCGTGGTTTCCGGATAACGGTGTTGACATCACCCAAAGTGAAAACTCTGAGCAGCGTACGCCACATCCTGGGATACGGAGCGCCGGTACTGTTTGGCCTGCTGCGGGGTGAAGACGGAGCTCCGGCTTTAGTCCTCAATGTTAAAGAAGACGGCCGCAGCCGGTCTATGTTGATGACTTTCCAGGAGGTCCGGGAACGGACCACGCTTCACTCATTACTATTGGCCATGTTGCCGAAGCAAAGAGAACTCAAAATCGCGGACGTCCCGATCCGTGCCTATACCATCGAACAGCCATCCGACAAGGCCACCGGTCAGCCACCGCAACAGCACCTGCAATTTCCTGCAGGAACGGTGTGCGTTATCGATCAAGAGCATGATTACGTTGATCATGGATATGGCCCAACAGTCCTTTCTGAGCACCTGCGGGCATTCGTTGCATCGGACTGGGGGTCTGTAACGGATCGGATTAATCTTG GACCCGGCGAATTGAAATTGGGTCTAGATGTTAACAACCGAACGGGCCTTAGTCTGTATAGGCCCGCTCAACAAGACTTGACCGTTTCAGCCGCAGAGAACCTCATTCCACCGGACATGCAGGATCAATTAACGGACTTTCTCCAGCTATCCATGGCCAAACCAATGGTTCGGAAGTTTGATTTCATGACGCTCAAGG GCCTACATGAATTCCAGAAAGCCATTACAGGGTTCACAGTGCTCTTCGATAG TATTGCTTCCTCTTTTATGATATCCCGTCGCCGGATGGTGGTCCCCATCACTAAGAAATGGGAGTCAAGTATGGCTAGGGTCCAGATTGTGCGTCATGATAAGGTGGTCCAGCTGGTGGCATTCCTGAACGACTTCAGTCATGGAAGATGCCTGAACTTTGTTCTGAAGGGCACCGACACTCTGGAGGGATTCAACCGGTCCGGGAAGTACGGTGTTCGCATTGTTGACGCCAAATTTGCGCTCCCGAAGACCGATGATGATGCTTCATCCGATTTTGTCTGTCTCGACATGCCAGACTATCCTAGTGAGCACGATGATATTACTATCGCCTTCGACACTGAGGCTG ACCGGTTTAACTTCCAATCCGCGGCGCCCGGGTCCGTCCGTGAGCCCTCGAGAATGGGTTCCCTACGGCGATAG
- a CDS encoding MoaD/ThiS family protein (COG:O;~EggNog:ENOG410PRYF;~InterPro:IPR012675,IPR016155,IPR028887,IPR003749;~PFAM:PF02597;~go_component: GO:0005829 - cytosol [Evidence IEA];~go_process: GO:0006777 - Mo-molybdopterin cofactor biosynthetic process [Evidence IEA]), producing the protein MSFQIHYFSTASTYTGKNTERLPAPLPLAALFDTLEARYPGMKEKVLSSCSVSLGGEYVDADVNLDGGDAGAVIGAGDEVAIIPPVSSG; encoded by the coding sequence atgtcCTTCCAAATCCACTACTTCTCCACCGCCTCCACCTACACTGGCAAAAACACTGAGCGACTGCCCGCCCCGCTGCCACTGGCCGCCCTCTTCGACACCCTGGAGGCGCGATACCCAgggatgaaggagaaggtgctgagcagctgcagtgtTAGTTTGGGGGGTGAGTATGTTGACGCTGATGTGAACcttgatggtggtgatgctggagcGGTGATTGGGGCTGGCGATGAGGTTGCCATTATTCCACCTGTTAGCTCGGGGTAA